DNA sequence from the Thiosulfativibrio zosterae genome:
CCCAAGCCGCGATTGATGATTATTTAGCCGATAAAACCGATGATTTTCAGTTTTTACAAGCGTCAGACTATGTTAATCGTTGGGGATTTGATGCAAGGTTGGTGTTGCCTATTTTGCGTTATGCCAAAGAACACAACATAAAAGTGCTCGCGTTAAATGCGCCCAGCGAACTTACCCGCCAAGTTTCAAAAGAGGGCTTAGACAGTTTAAGTGCGGAGCAAAGAGCCTTGTTTCCCAATCCACTATTGCCTCAAAGCCCTCAGTATCTTGAGTTCTTAGAAGACTTTTTGAAAAACAATCATATTCCCGCGGATAAAAAAGAGATGATGCTAACGGTGCAGGCCATTTGGGATCAAACCATGGCGATGAGCGTTATTAATTTTTTAAAGCACTCTCCAAGTCAAAAGGTTTTGGTCTTGGCGGGTATGGTGCATGCGGCAAAAGGGCAGGGGATTCAAGATGCTTTGCAGCATTTAAACCCTCAGATGAGTATCAAAACCATTGGTAATGGCAGCCTTGAAAACGAAGAAGATTTTCCGTTTGATTATTTTGTGCATCTGCCAGAAATGAACTTGTCACCGGCGTTGGTTTTGGGGGTGATGTTGCAAACGGATCATCAAAAATTGACGGTTGAAGAAGTCAATGCAGAGGGCTTAGCAATAAAATTAGGGTTGCAAAAAGGGGATCAAATCCAGCAAATTGGCGACTATCTAACAAACACCCTGGCGGATTTAAAACTGGCTTTATGGTTGAGTACTGGGCAAAACCAAGTGGTTATCAAGTGGCTGCGCCATGATGATATTTTAGATATTGATTTACCTTATCAAGCTCTTTGGGTGGATTAGAAAGGGTTAAAGCCGTTAAAGCCGTTAAGGGCTTTAAGACAATGCCTTGACGCTTTGAATTAAGCCAATGCAGCCTGACCCAATGCAGGAATTGGGTTGTTGTGCATTCTTCTGTGCCGTTTGTTGGCTAAAATAATCCATTAAGGCAGCTTCAGAGGTTTGATTGGCATCATACACAAAGATACCGATTTGATCATCGGGTTGTAAATATCCCGTTTCTCCAAAAGGGGTATAGCGGGTTGCACCTAACGAGATGATGATTTGCGTTGGAAAACCCAAGTCTGTTAAGTATCCCATCAAGTTTTCAAGTGGCCCAAAGTCCGTTTGGGTATTGAGGGTCACCACGCACCAATCCAATAATTTTTGATAAAAATATTGATAATTGCGCACCGGGCTGTCCATGCCATAAGTCTGTACAACTTGGTTACGACAAATAAACGATGCAATGTGCAGGTT
Encoded proteins:
- a CDS encoding ChaN family lipoprotein yields the protein MNSMRQRLLRFFVLFNVVVGGIGMQAVVADEHNVGFEVTRAGQQMAFSAFLADLKTAKVAIVGEYHDSVAAHELQLKVLQGLQTLEPQQWALGIEWLPVSAQAAIDDYLADKTDDFQFLQASDYVNRWGFDARLVLPILRYAKEHNIKVLALNAPSELTRQVSKEGLDSLSAEQRALFPNPLLPQSPQYLEFLEDFLKNNHIPADKKEMMLTVQAIWDQTMAMSVINFLKHSPSQKVLVLAGMVHAAKGQGIQDALQHLNPQMSIKTIGNGSLENEEDFPFDYFVHLPEMNLSPALVLGVMLQTDHQKLTVEEVNAEGLAIKLGLQKGDQIQQIGDYLTNTLADLKLALWLSTGQNQVVIKWLRHDDILDIDLPYQALWVD